A single window of Neisseria chenwenguii DNA harbors:
- a CDS encoding peroxiredoxin family protein yields MPKQQAAPAFSLADLNGKTVSNQNLQGKVTFINFWFPSCPGCVSEMPKVIKMANDYQGKDFQVLGIAQPIDPPESVREYVRQYGLPFTVMYDTGGVAGKAFETKVYPTSVLINKKGEVLKTFVGEPDFTALYREIDSELEK; encoded by the coding sequence ATGCCGAAACAGCAGGCCGCGCCTGCGTTTTCTCTGGCAGATTTGAACGGCAAAACCGTCAGCAACCAAAACCTGCAGGGCAAAGTGACGTTTATCAATTTCTGGTTTCCGTCGTGCCCCGGCTGCGTGAGCGAAATGCCCAAAGTGATTAAGATGGCCAACGATTATCAGGGCAAGGATTTCCAGGTGCTCGGCATCGCGCAGCCGATTGATCCGCCCGAAAGCGTGCGCGAATATGTCCGCCAATACGGGCTGCCGTTTACCGTGATGTACGACACCGGCGGCGTTGCAGGCAAGGCGTTTGAAACCAAGGTTTACCCGACTTCCGTGCTGATCAATAAAAAAGGCGAAGTGCTGAAAACATTTGTCGGCGAACCGGACTTTACCGCGCTGTACCGCGAGATTGATTCGGAATTGGAAAAATAA